From one Bifidobacterium sp. WK012_4_13 genomic stretch:
- a CDS encoding YhgE/Pip family protein has protein sequence MKNAKTMGRRFAILVIAAVSLIPALYNLIFLSSMWDPYGNVANLPVAVVNQDRTATVSGKSLALGNQIVASLKKQKGLDYHFVSARQATSGLANGDYYMVVTLPDSLSKDAGTLLGDNPTTPTVRYSISEGHNFTASKMVTSAANALKSSVAEQVTQIYVRTLLTQFSNTGKAFTTANDATVELHDGTVQIAKGTDKLSTNLLKLSKGAVEFSNGADTLKVGVSTYTQAVSKVNEGVGKLQSGSAALSNGAGQLTAKGSELVSGLSTLSSSSKSGAQKLESANASLTAGMQTLSSSLTLSDAQTKQMQQLTTGLPKLNAAIQQLNAAIQKIDMGSQIAPAVTASQTVQNLASTMQSQLNALIAAQETAAASNLNGTEAYKQLSSAQQQEILSAVNAGIESGDGKTVSVTTLSQEMNGLVSGSTQLHDELQKASDTATQSMATLQSGSQQIATQSAQALPGSAQAITSLSNGLAQAKQGVDGKLIPGSQQLGAGIQTYGSAVSNGASTLAKGSKTYVNGVGTLGSGISTLGSGISTLGQGTVTLSAQGSKLVTGTQQLATASNTITQGSQQLATGEGTVSKALTKVTSGLSSMSGKFKGASDAIGAINTSDKAAKAVSAPVNLKQKETAAVPNNGTAMAPYMMSVALFVGALAFNMMFEAGVPRYRPRSGFHWWMQKMPTFLGVSIAQATFVFAAVMLLGLNPLHPANVLLLLIFEALTYMSLITFFNVLFGKVGAFLMLLFLMLQLAGSGGTYPIVLSNGFYKAINPWLPMTRAIDGLRQAISIGGGIGSQLSLFIVLSVITNILILIIFAIRRRKILVDPSSSRIPGSDGAAGTTKRSVTQAVQA, from the coding sequence ATGAAGAACGCTAAGACGATGGGTCGCAGATTTGCGATATTGGTCATTGCTGCGGTCAGTCTGATTCCAGCCCTATACAATCTCATCTTCCTCAGTTCCATGTGGGATCCGTATGGAAACGTCGCGAATCTCCCGGTTGCGGTCGTCAACCAGGATCGGACCGCAACGGTCTCGGGAAAGTCGCTGGCGCTTGGCAATCAGATCGTCGCATCCTTGAAGAAGCAGAAGGGCCTGGACTATCATTTCGTCTCCGCGCGGCAGGCGACGAGCGGTCTGGCGAATGGTGACTATTACATGGTGGTCACGCTGCCTGACAGTCTTTCCAAGGATGCGGGAACGCTTCTGGGAGACAATCCAACGACGCCGACCGTCCGATATTCCATTTCGGAAGGCCATAACTTCACGGCATCCAAGATGGTTACCAGCGCGGCGAACGCCTTGAAAAGCAGCGTCGCTGAACAGGTGACCCAGATCTATGTCAGAACCTTGCTCACGCAGTTCTCCAACACCGGCAAGGCCTTCACGACCGCCAACGATGCGACGGTGGAGCTTCATGACGGAACCGTGCAGATCGCCAAGGGGACTGACAAGCTCTCGACCAATCTGCTGAAGCTCTCCAAGGGAGCGGTCGAGTTCTCGAATGGCGCTGACACGCTCAAGGTCGGCGTATCGACATACACGCAGGCAGTGTCCAAGGTCAATGAGGGCGTCGGCAAGCTGCAGTCGGGCAGTGCGGCACTGTCGAATGGTGCGGGACAGCTCACGGCGAAGGGCTCCGAGCTCGTCTCTGGGCTTTCGACGCTGTCGTCCTCCAGCAAGAGCGGTGCGCAGAAGCTCGAGTCCGCCAACGCAAGCCTCACCGCGGGAATGCAGACATTGTCATCGTCGCTCACACTCAGTGATGCCCAGACGAAGCAGATGCAGCAGTTGACCACTGGTCTGCCGAAGCTGAATGCTGCGATCCAGCAATTGAATGCTGCCATTCAGAAGATCGACATGGGTTCTCAGATTGCACCAGCCGTCACGGCAAGCCAGACGGTTCAGAACCTCGCCTCAACGATGCAGAGCCAACTCAACGCACTCATTGCAGCGCAGGAAACGGCCGCGGCGAGCAATCTCAACGGTACGGAAGCATACAAGCAGCTGAGCTCCGCCCAACAGCAGGAGATTCTTTCCGCTGTCAACGCAGGCATTGAGTCTGGCGACGGTAAGACTGTCTCGGTAACAACTCTCAGCCAGGAAATGAACGGTCTTGTGAGCGGATCAACTCAGCTGCATGATGAGCTGCAGAAGGCAAGCGATACGGCTACGCAAAGCATGGCCACCCTGCAATCCGGCTCGCAGCAGATAGCCACGCAATCCGCTCAGGCCCTGCCTGGATCAGCGCAGGCCATCACCAGCCTGTCGAATGGTCTGGCACAGGCCAAGCAGGGCGTTGATGGCAAGCTGATTCCCGGTTCGCAGCAGCTCGGCGCAGGGATCCAGACCTACGGCTCGGCAGTTTCCAACGGCGCGAGCACCCTCGCGAAGGGTTCGAAGACCTATGTCAACGGGGTGGGGACGCTCGGTTCGGGTATCAGCACTCTCGGTTCGGGCATCTCGACGCTCGGCCAGGGCACGGTGACGCTCTCAGCTCAGGGGAGCAAGCTGGTCACGGGAACGCAGCAGCTTGCAACGGCGTCGAACACCATCACCCAGGGTTCGCAGCAGCTCGCAACCGGCGAAGGCACGGTGTCGAAGGCGTTGACCAAGGTCACGTCCGGCCTGTCCTCAATGTCAGGGAAATTCAAGGGAGCGTCAGACGCAATCGGTGCCATCAATACTTCGGACAAGGCTGCGAAGGCCGTGTCCGCACCGGTGAATCTCAAGCAGAAGGAAACCGCCGCCGTGCCCAACAATGGCACCGCGATGGCGCCCTACATGATGTCAGTGGCTCTATTCGTCGGAGCTCTTGCCTTCAACATGATGTTCGAGGCCGGCGTCCCACGGTATCGTCCGCGCTCAGGATTCCACTGGTGGATGCAGAAGATGCCGACCTTCCTTGGGGTTTCCATCGCCCAGGCGACCTTCGTGTTCGCAGCGGTGATGCTTCTCGGCCTGAATCCTCTCCATCCCGCTAACGTCCTGCTGCTCCTGATTTTCGAGGCATTGACATATATGTCATTGATCACCTTCTTCAACGTGCTTTTTGGCAAGGTGGGAGCATTCCTGATGCTGCTATTCCTCATGCTTCAGCTGGCAGGATCGGGAGGAACCTATCCCATCGTGCTGTCCAATGGCTTCTACAAGGCAATAAACCCATGGCTGCCGATGACCCGTGCGATTGACGGACTTCGACAGGCAATTTCCATAGGAGGCGGCATCGGGAGCCAACTGTCATTGTTCATCGTCTTGAGCGTCATCACCAACATCCTCATACTGATAATCTTCGCCATTCGACGCCGGAAGATTCTCGTTGACCCGAGCTCATCGCGAATTCCTGGAAGTGACGGAGCTGCGGGCACGACGAAGCGCAGCGTCACACAGGCCGTTCAGGCATAG
- a CDS encoding GNAT family N-acetyltransferase, giving the protein MSDVSFHDMQGSDDPSWDQAFAILIQLRDNLTREELWTVMDEGTPQGLRFTAMFDGQTCVAIAGWRLFANTHLMRVLYVDDLCVDASRRSQHYGHLFIDELRRRAIELGAHAIDLDSGVQRFAAHRFYMDNDFHISSHHFRSDL; this is encoded by the coding sequence ATGAGCGACGTCTCATTTCACGACATGCAAGGGTCCGACGACCCATCATGGGATCAGGCGTTCGCAATACTGATTCAGCTGCGTGACAACCTCACACGCGAAGAACTGTGGACAGTCATGGACGAAGGAACGCCCCAGGGCCTGAGATTCACCGCAATGTTTGATGGTCAGACCTGTGTCGCCATTGCTGGATGGCGACTATTCGCCAACACGCATCTCATGCGGGTGCTCTACGTTGACGATCTATGCGTCGATGCCTCACGACGCTCACAGCACTATGGCCACCTATTCATCGACGAGCTCAGGCGACGCGCAATCGAACTGGGAGCCCACGCCATCGACCTCGACTCAGGCGTGCAACGATTCGCGGCACACAGATTCTACATGGACAACGACTTCCACATCAGTTCCCACCACTTCCGCAGCGACCTCTGA
- a CDS encoding nuclear transport factor 2 family protein, with the protein MNTPTDTLNRYFSLSNTAGQNEQDFTELIELFAPDATLTSGRGETAKGIDKIHDFFHTFFARNTELHHVWNTRRIDSTQYAVDWAVAGRSAAGKVFAITGTDTTTLDGDKRITSLQVQVH; encoded by the coding sequence ATGAACACTCCCACAGACACCCTCAACCGATATTTCTCACTGTCAAACACCGCAGGCCAGAACGAGCAGGACTTCACGGAACTGATTGAGCTCTTCGCCCCAGATGCAACCCTCACATCCGGACGAGGCGAAACGGCGAAGGGAATCGACAAGATCCATGACTTCTTCCACACCTTCTTCGCCCGCAACACTGAACTTCATCACGTATGGAACACCCGGCGCATCGATTCGACGCAATATGCCGTTGACTGGGCCGTAGCGGGACGCAGCGCAGCAGGAAAGGTCTTCGCCATCACAGGGACGGACACGACGACCCTCGACGGCGACAAGAGAATCACATCGCTGCAAGTCCAGGTTCACTGA
- a CDS encoding PfkB family carbohydrate kinase encodes MRAPVSYMGAIGSGPMADIARNGLKLIDVDTPGAVIADVDTGFSIAMTEPNGERTFVSTRGAETMAPPDSYEKIALVDGDVVYISGYSFVHKSNAEALRRFIRKNTGHFSGHIVFDSSPVIADVSDENLEMLKVLKPIWSVNEREARILCRRFNLSIEGETDEDRCAILARFLSAPVIIRVGADGAWYGDGSAGGKVIARHIPAYPTTVIDTNGAGDTHAGVLCASLLQGRNLIDGLKLANCAAGLSISQFGPATCPSRETIEKSVSQH; translated from the coding sequence ATGAGAGCACCCGTATCCTATATGGGAGCGATCGGTTCTGGACCAATGGCCGATATCGCACGGAATGGACTGAAACTCATAGACGTTGACACCCCGGGAGCGGTCATCGCTGATGTCGACACCGGGTTCAGCATTGCGATGACAGAACCGAACGGCGAACGGACCTTCGTCTCGACTCGTGGCGCAGAAACCATGGCTCCCCCGGATTCCTATGAAAAAATTGCACTCGTGGATGGCGATGTCGTTTATATCAGTGGATACTCGTTCGTCCATAAGAGCAATGCCGAGGCACTTCGGAGATTCATCAGAAAAAACACTGGGCATTTCTCTGGGCACATAGTCTTTGATTCGAGTCCGGTTATTGCTGATGTCAGCGACGAGAATCTGGAAATGCTCAAAGTGCTCAAGCCCATATGGTCGGTCAATGAACGAGAGGCAAGGATTCTATGCCGTAGATTCAATCTGAGCATCGAGGGTGAAACAGATGAAGATCGTTGTGCTATCTTGGCTCGCTTCCTGTCAGCGCCAGTCATCATCAGGGTGGGAGCCGATGGGGCTTGGTATGGCGATGGAAGTGCAGGTGGCAAAGTGATTGCCCGCCACATACCTGCCTATCCGACCACAGTCATTGACACCAATGGCGCGGGAGACACCCACGCGGGCGTATTGTGCGCCAGTCTTCTTCAAGGGAGAAATCTCATTGACGGGCTTAAGCTTGCAAACTGCGCCGCGGGCCTATCCATTTCGCAATTCGGCCCAGCAACCTGCCCGTCTCGAGAAACAATTGAGAAGAGTGTCAGTCAGCACTGA
- a CDS encoding GntR family transcriptional regulator, whose amino-acid sequence MTSKSPGTNQYSYRAIAEELASRIQQGEYQEGDKLGSELYLSEEFGVARGTMRKALDILKRQHMIQTRSGVGSFVAFHGHSMESTPSWTDAIAKTGSISSTKVISIEKMPPTTFLKATYHVDCDIYRITRCRMSGEDPVSVEISSLPSNKMLDLLMERGLLGGSIALTMKAAGMIPYKSVQDATVGTVPELYGKQLNAQETDRYLIVNRASLDSDGKLIEYVISSLNPNHFSLHMEFERTEENEGNE is encoded by the coding sequence ATGACATCGAAGTCTCCAGGAACAAACCAATACTCATATCGAGCCATCGCCGAGGAGTTAGCCTCCCGCATTCAGCAAGGCGAATATCAAGAAGGAGACAAGCTCGGTTCGGAACTGTATCTTTCTGAAGAATTTGGCGTCGCACGAGGCACAATGCGTAAGGCCCTAGACATTCTGAAGCGGCAGCATATGATTCAGACCAGGTCAGGCGTAGGGAGCTTCGTCGCCTTTCATGGGCATTCCATGGAAAGCACTCCAAGCTGGACGGACGCCATTGCTAAAACCGGGTCGATATCTTCGACAAAGGTCATCAGCATTGAGAAAATGCCTCCCACCACATTTCTCAAGGCTACCTATCACGTCGACTGTGACATCTACCGGATTACACGCTGCCGAATGAGCGGAGAGGATCCAGTCTCGGTCGAAATCTCTTCGCTACCGTCAAATAAAATGCTGGACCTGCTCATGGAGCGTGGTCTCCTCGGCGGTTCAATTGCCTTGACCATGAAGGCAGCCGGCATGATCCCTTACAAAAGCGTTCAGGACGCCACGGTCGGAACGGTTCCAGAACTATACGGAAAGCAATTGAACGCTCAAGAAACTGATCGATACCTCATCGTGAACCGAGCAAGCCTTGACTCAGACGGAAAACTCATAGAGTACGTCATCTCGTCTCTCAATCCGAATCATTTCTCATTGCACATGGAATTCGAAAGGACAGAGGAAAATGAAGGAAATGAATAA
- a CDS encoding ArsR/SmtB family transcription factor has translation MCTFDTGSDIARLASTLADPTRANVCAALMDGCAWTASELARQMGVSPQAMTSCLSKLEESHLIVRMQQGRHRYVKLCDEHTAQIVEFMGTVAQARQTQAIGYRQVRADQRLRYARTCYNHIAGHLAILITAAMQTRGLIDLRDDSIRLTDKGTLWFANNGMPESQLRKTPRIKGCLDWTERRMHIGGSAGSALCSHLMDLSVIRRDTPRRALRVTATGKRWFASQLGIDEDSLDES, from the coding sequence GTGTGCACATTCGATACTGGAAGCGACATCGCCCGCCTGGCTTCGACCCTTGCCGATCCCACCCGCGCGAATGTCTGCGCAGCGCTCATGGATGGCTGCGCCTGGACGGCGAGCGAGCTGGCAAGGCAGATGGGAGTCAGTCCCCAGGCGATGACGTCATGCCTTTCCAAGCTGGAAGAGTCGCATCTGATCGTACGCATGCAGCAGGGCAGACACCGCTATGTCAAACTCTGCGACGAGCATACGGCACAGATCGTCGAATTCATGGGAACCGTGGCACAAGCCAGACAGACGCAGGCAATCGGATACCGGCAGGTTCGAGCCGACCAGCGGCTCCGATACGCCCGAACCTGCTACAACCACATTGCCGGGCACCTGGCGATCCTCATCACCGCCGCAATGCAGACCCGTGGACTCATTGACCTTCGAGACGATTCAATCCGCCTGACAGACAAGGGCACGCTCTGGTTCGCCAACAACGGCATGCCGGAGTCTCAGCTGCGCAAGACCCCACGCATCAAGGGATGCCTTGACTGGACCGAACGGCGCATGCATATCGGCGGCAGCGCCGGAAGCGCATTATGCTCTCATCTCATGGACCTCAGCGTCATACGCCGAGATACGCCAAGAAGGGCGCTGCGCGTCACCGCAACAGGAAAACGCTGGTTCGCGAGCCAGCTAGGCATCGACGAAGACTCGCTCGACGAAAGCTAG
- a CDS encoding GNAT family acetyltransferase: MVQTSVLIRPATSTDADDIILLWKECGLTRPWNDPDADLHRLLDFTQAHVLVAQEQEGRLDIAGSVVAQWDGHRGWISFLCVSDRHRHDGIGTLLIEQAERWLVNKGAPAIQLLIRNDNETVTGFYRKLGYGQVPSALWQKRYDGHTRQ; encoded by the coding sequence ATGGTTCAAACTTCTGTTCTGATAAGACCAGCCACATCTACGGATGCCGACGATATCATCCTGCTTTGGAAAGAGTGCGGCTTGACGCGCCCGTGGAACGACCCAGACGCTGACTTGCATCGCCTGCTTGACTTCACCCAGGCGCACGTCCTGGTCGCCCAGGAACAAGAAGGACGGTTGGACATTGCTGGCAGCGTCGTCGCCCAATGGGACGGACATCGAGGCTGGATATCGTTTCTCTGCGTCAGCGATCGCCACCGACACGATGGGATAGGGACGCTCCTCATTGAACAGGCCGAACGGTGGCTCGTGAACAAGGGCGCGCCTGCGATACAGCTGCTGATACGCAACGATAACGAAACGGTGACCGGCTTCTACAGGAAACTCGGCTATGGTCAGGTCCCTTCAGCCTTGTGGCAGAAACGATATGACGGACACACGCGCCAATAG
- a CDS encoding ADP-ribosylglycohydrolase family protein: MNNASLRDRALGALQGISLGDALGMPTQSMSHQWIQDAYGKIEGLVNAISDEPIAPNMPAGSVTDDTEQALLVAGLIVKGKGHIDPHELAASLLSWEDSMKAKGSLDLLGPSTKFALEQVRNGADINQTGQTGTTNGAAMRVAPVGLAHRVTSSGFENFVYESCRVTHNTVPGFRSALIVAASVSFGMEAESTRDAISHALRYAESIHSRGAWSPKADVLTRTRLALEFAKENEGNPDFQDMLRNEFGTSVESNESVPVALCLAWHYAENPLGALLAAANIGGDTDTIASIAGGILGASSGTEAFPKEFTEQVSMVSNLNLAPIADSLVDLREQDE; this comes from the coding sequence ATGAATAATGCCTCTCTGCGCGATCGCGCATTGGGAGCGCTGCAGGGCATATCGCTCGGTGACGCTCTGGGCATGCCGACTCAAAGCATGAGTCACCAATGGATTCAAGATGCATATGGAAAGATCGAGGGGTTGGTGAATGCGATAAGCGACGAGCCCATCGCGCCGAACATGCCTGCTGGATCGGTGACTGACGATACTGAGCAGGCGCTTCTCGTCGCTGGATTGATTGTAAAAGGCAAAGGACATATCGATCCTCACGAATTAGCTGCTTCCCTTCTCAGTTGGGAAGACAGCATGAAGGCAAAAGGCTCGTTAGACCTATTAGGCCCGTCAACCAAATTTGCGTTGGAGCAAGTTCGAAACGGAGCCGACATCAATCAAACCGGACAGACAGGGACGACGAACGGTGCCGCAATGCGGGTTGCGCCGGTCGGATTAGCGCATCGAGTGACATCATCTGGTTTTGAGAATTTCGTATACGAATCCTGCAGAGTCACACATAACACGGTGCCAGGCTTCCGAAGCGCACTGATCGTCGCAGCCTCCGTCAGCTTCGGCATGGAGGCTGAATCAACCCGAGATGCCATATCTCACGCATTGCGATATGCGGAATCCATACACTCTCGAGGTGCGTGGAGTCCCAAGGCAGATGTATTGACACGGACCAGGCTAGCCCTCGAGTTTGCCAAGGAAAACGAAGGCAATCCCGATTTTCAAGACATGCTGCGAAATGAATTCGGGACGTCGGTCGAATCCAATGAATCCGTGCCAGTTGCATTGTGCCTGGCCTGGCATTACGCAGAGAATCCTTTGGGCGCGCTTCTTGCCGCGGCGAACATCGGTGGAGACACTGATACGATCGCTTCGATTGCCGGAGGAATTCTGGGCGCATCTTCAGGCACTGAGGCATTCCCCAAAGAATTCACTGAACAGGTCAGCATGGTTTCGAATCTGAATCTTGCTCCGATTGCCGATTCTCTTGTTGATTTGCGGGAGCAGGACGAATGA
- a CDS encoding MazG nucleotide pyrophosphohydrolase domain-containing protein: MNIADHALWLRDFYASRGWYAYPPFIRLAFLTEELGELSQAVRAYEIGRDHPHEQVQSESEQHDHIREELADVLDNVLILADKYGYGPDELIEASEGKLHERFSEK, from the coding sequence ATGAATATTGCCGATCATGCGCTCTGGCTGAGAGACTTCTATGCCAGTCGGGGCTGGTATGCGTATCCGCCATTCATCAGGTTGGCGTTCCTCACCGAGGAATTGGGGGAGTTGTCTCAGGCGGTCCGCGCCTACGAGATAGGACGCGATCATCCGCATGAGCAGGTTCAATCTGAATCGGAGCAGCATGACCACATTCGTGAGGAGCTCGCCGATGTCTTGGACAATGTGCTGATCCTTGCGGATAAGTACGGTTACGGTCCTGACGAGCTGATTGAGGCCAGCGAAGGCAAGCTTCATGAACGTTTCAGCGAAAAGTAG
- a CDS encoding NAD(P)-dependent oxidoreductase, whose product MKVVIIGATGNVGSRTMNYAVRAGHEVTAYVRRPEAVAASRGIRIVKGNAEDTTALAEAAKGSEAIVVAITGAVTDASFMQRNIPSIVKAAKAAHIRRVILVSAFGAGDTADKAAWFMKLAYRTVLGKFFRDKAAADAILEQSGLDYTIVYPVNLKDAPASFKVTAKPLAEVAKVPGMPTLPFDSVAQEIVAILSDPHTIGQRILITTARGWTPKQ is encoded by the coding sequence ATGAAGGTAGTCATCATCGGCGCGACTGGGAATGTGGGATCGCGAACCATGAACTATGCAGTTCGCGCAGGGCATGAGGTCACCGCATATGTTCGCAGGCCAGAAGCCGTGGCTGCGAGCAGGGGAATCAGGATCGTCAAGGGAAACGCGGAGGACACCACCGCGCTCGCCGAGGCGGCCAAAGGCTCAGAAGCGATCGTCGTTGCGATAACGGGCGCTGTCACAGATGCCTCGTTCATGCAGCGCAACATTCCATCGATAGTCAAGGCCGCGAAGGCCGCACATATCAGGCGCGTCATACTGGTATCCGCATTCGGTGCGGGTGACACTGCCGACAAGGCGGCGTGGTTCATGAAGCTCGCATACCGAACGGTGCTGGGCAAGTTCTTCCGAGACAAGGCAGCCGCAGATGCCATCTTGGAGCAATCCGGTCTGGACTACACGATCGTCTATCCGGTGAATCTCAAGGATGCGCCAGCGAGTTTCAAGGTGACTGCGAAGCCGCTTGCAGAAGTCGCGAAGGTTCCAGGTATGCCAACCCTTCCCTTTGACAGTGTCGCGCAGGAGATCGTCGCGATTCTTTCCGATCCTCATACCATCGGACAGCGCATCCTCATCACCACAGCAAGGGGTTGGACGCCCAAGCAATGA
- a CDS encoding cytosine permease, with amino-acid sequence MNLDTSSQDQGVLSRVEQRGIEPVPSNERNGSPGQLFWVWFAANISILGIPLGATLVALGLNVWQAVLATAIGAFGSFALVGVISIAGRRGGAPSLTLTRSIFGVRGNIGPTLIALLSRLGWETVNTITGASALLSLSVICFGTAAGYKDVPWLTFVCVLIFVALTAVISVAGHSFILTVQKWATWVFGALTLLVVLYLVTTVDWNQLFSGKPGTVSAFIIAVGTIAAGTGIGWVNSGADMARYQKTSVKGSSLILTAAAGAGIPLVVVIGVGSILTAGGSGLASATDPVAAVRSALPAWVSIPYLIAAFAGLLMSNNISVYSAGLTTLTLGIRIPRVYAVTLDILVTTSGAMYFMLGSGGFYGPFVTFISLLAVPLTAWTGVFLVDMMVRKRYDSSALLQLNKESRYWYWHGINVSATMSWLIGLAVGFLFVTAKVSENVTWFSGPLANTVIGRNGLAWLVSLCLAAALYAIFGLPRLLREQTKLPEGR; translated from the coding sequence ATGAATTTGGATACAAGCAGTCAGGATCAAGGCGTTCTCTCACGGGTGGAGCAGCGCGGAATTGAGCCTGTTCCAAGTAACGAGCGAAACGGTTCGCCCGGTCAGCTGTTCTGGGTGTGGTTTGCGGCGAACATATCCATTCTCGGCATTCCACTCGGCGCAACGCTTGTAGCCTTAGGGCTCAACGTCTGGCAAGCCGTTTTGGCAACGGCCATCGGAGCGTTTGGATCCTTTGCGCTTGTGGGCGTCATCTCCATAGCTGGTCGTAGAGGCGGTGCACCTTCGCTTACGTTGACACGATCAATATTCGGAGTTCGAGGAAACATCGGTCCAACGCTGATTGCGCTGCTTTCTCGCCTTGGGTGGGAAACGGTCAACACCATTACCGGCGCATCCGCTCTGCTCTCATTGAGCGTCATCTGCTTTGGAACTGCTGCAGGCTACAAGGATGTGCCCTGGCTGACCTTTGTGTGCGTACTAATATTCGTCGCGCTCACAGCGGTGATTTCCGTCGCAGGCCATTCATTCATACTTACAGTTCAGAAGTGGGCAACATGGGTCTTTGGAGCATTGACATTGCTCGTTGTCTTGTATCTGGTCACGACAGTGGATTGGAATCAACTGTTTTCTGGGAAACCCGGCACGGTGAGTGCATTTATCATCGCAGTTGGCACCATTGCAGCTGGAACCGGCATCGGTTGGGTGAATTCCGGAGCCGATATGGCCAGGTACCAGAAAACCAGCGTGAAGGGAAGCTCTCTCATCCTCACCGCAGCCGCAGGCGCGGGAATACCGTTGGTGGTGGTCATTGGCGTTGGTTCGATACTCACTGCCGGAGGATCAGGACTCGCATCCGCAACCGATCCCGTGGCAGCGGTAAGAAGCGCCTTGCCGGCTTGGGTGTCCATTCCCTATCTGATTGCTGCCTTTGCAGGATTATTGATGTCAAACAACATTTCAGTCTATTCAGCCGGATTAACCACACTTACGCTTGGCATTCGCATTCCAAGAGTCTATGCCGTCACTCTTGACATTCTTGTAACCACGTCGGGAGCAATGTACTTCATGCTGGGATCCGGCGGATTCTATGGACCATTCGTTACTTTCATATCGCTGCTCGCCGTTCCATTGACTGCCTGGACAGGTGTTTTCCTAGTAGACATGATGGTGAGAAAACGATATGACTCATCTGCCCTTCTGCAGTTGAACAAGGAATCCAGATATTGGTATTGGCATGGCATCAACGTCTCGGCCACGATGAGCTGGCTGATCGGACTGGCAGTCGGTTTCCTCTTCGTCACAGCCAAAGTCTCGGAGAATGTCACCTGGTTCTCCGGACCGTTGGCGAATACGGTAATTGGAAGAAATGGACTTGCATGGCTTGTGTCACTTTGCTTGGCAGCTGCGCTCTATGCCATATTCGGCTTGCCCCGTCTGCTGAGGGAACAAACGAAGCTGCCCGAGGGGAGATAG
- a CDS encoding flavin reductase family protein, whose translation MKSSTTHINVRPGVLYYGNTVVLLSTTNPDGSTNIAPMSSSWALGDTIVLGMGLGSRTAENLAARGEAVLNLPGPELFRQVERLGDMTGVEHARSQHGHGSMRVTDKFAAVGLTPEPSEHVSCDGIRECRLQIEVKVVHCEQDAGQDFLVVQAHVLQVHADPAIVVAGTSHIDPTAWKPLIYNFRHYHTLAPQIGESAITETPTPVQ comes from the coding sequence ATGAAATCATCAACCACTCATATCAATGTACGGCCCGGCGTTCTCTATTATGGCAATACTGTCGTCCTGCTGAGCACCACGAATCCCGACGGCTCGACGAACATCGCTCCGATGAGCAGTTCGTGGGCGTTGGGTGACACGATCGTTCTTGGCATGGGCCTTGGCAGTCGCACGGCTGAGAACCTTGCCGCAAGAGGGGAGGCTGTGCTCAATCTGCCTGGACCGGAACTCTTCAGGCAGGTCGAGCGGCTCGGAGACATGACCGGAGTCGAGCATGCGCGCAGCCAGCATGGGCATGGCAGCATGCGTGTGACGGACAAGTTCGCTGCGGTGGGACTCACCCCAGAACCGAGCGAGCATGTCTCATGCGATGGCATTCGCGAATGCAGGCTTCAGATAGAGGTGAAAGTGGTCCACTGCGAGCAGGACGCGGGGCAAGATTTCCTCGTCGTCCAGGCGCATGTGCTGCAGGTGCATGCCGACCCGGCGATCGTGGTGGCGGGCACATCGCATATCGATCCGACCGCTTGGAAGCCGCTGATATACAATTTCCGCCACTATCACACGCTCGCGCCTCAGATTGGCGAAAGCGCAATCACCGAGACACCCACGCCAGTGCAATGA